A genomic region of Gossypium hirsutum isolate 1008001.06 chromosome D01, Gossypium_hirsutum_v2.1, whole genome shotgun sequence contains the following coding sequences:
- the LOC107921397 gene encoding protein DMP3: MSEASLRPRVLISKQTSQSEPPTISSTTESERPKPQPRPPTLSQRAISQTLASTANLANLLPTGTLLAFQLLVPTFTNNGSCDAATRSMTLLLLLLLALSCFLASFTDSVKSSDGQVYYGFATFKGMFLFDYPDSKESDLPDLSKYRIKFMDGVHGVLSVLVFGVVALRDKNVLNCFYPTPKHETEEVLNIAPVGVGLICSLLFVVFPTRRHGIGYPVTAGK, translated from the coding sequence ATGTCGGAAGCGTCTCTGAGGCCGAGAGTTCTGATTTCCAAGCAAACATCTCAATCAGAACCACCAACAATAAGCAGCACCACCGAGAGTGAAAGACCAAAACCCCAACCAAGGCCGCCGACTTTATCTCAGCGGGCGATCTCACAGACCTTAGCAAGCACCGCAAACTTAGCCAACCTTCTTCCTACAGGTACCCTCCTAGCTTTCCAACTCTTAGTGCCAACTTTCACCAACAACGGTTCGTGTGATGCCGCCACCCGCTCCATGAcgctcctcctcctcctcctcctcgcTCTTTCATGTTTCCTCGCTTCCTTCACCGACAGCGTCAAGTCATCCGACGGTCAAGTATATTACGGTTTCGCCACATTCAAAGGGATGTTCCTGTTTGACTATCCCGATTCTAAAGAGTCTGACTTACCGGATTTGAGCAAGTATAGGATCAAGTTTATGGATGGAGTTCACGGTGTTTTGTCTGTGCTTGTGTTTGGTGTTGTGGCTTTGAGAGACAAGAATGTGTTGAACTGTTTCTATCCGACACCTAAACATGAAACTGAGGAGGTTTTGAACATTGCACCGGTTGGAGTTGGGCTCATTTGCAGCTTATTATTTGTGGTTTTTCCGACAAGAAGGCATGGAATTGGCTACCCGGTCACGGCTGGCAAATAG